Proteins from a genomic interval of Ptychodera flava strain L36383 chromosome 7, AS_Pfla_20210202, whole genome shotgun sequence:
- the LOC139136710 gene encoding zinc finger CCCH-type antiviral protein 1-like codes for MDDQRNVRELIQIICRLYGGSVQLSELADALGKVKCIEYFAGTKPEIYFLQSSNMFTLEREGSSFVVGVKTPLSLCPAYRSKVGCQKQSCTNLHVCKQFIMGTCPFGDASAATTARKCHHSHQLQGDPHNNGVLLANQMAFLDPVDLKFLIRQGDVREFSPGLCRDYSNPSGCQRGDKCYYLHLCRTFVTGRAPCKFGKKCKFGHYVFATQPKRILRRFAIDTTTSPNEILGIIRKGLTAPRKAGDTERRTSKKDEDDDVDSDEGDEPGLEEYGMDALSLDDKCLSGIQTEKLESGDHELTTRIYTDPSIETESERQKKKGKRQKQRKQGNQQAGITVASALSESAEPGDDLSVPFSVEETVESQDTIQTSTDADCGELLEVADENEKEASDDSDIFYEDSTDKEDDTDEDDELEEEEEEEEEEEEEEGEEEVDEMEVVVEGGVMDASGQEIYKEFKEDDEGEPEVEDEEKKKSNRRNRRRRNKRVLEQSNLNVDSCTAQVTDQSSCSVTSSAKEDTNKQTKKGKGRQRGNSAKSRAPAAGDQRAGVCESRDEGKMVAGVGNRGENKAAKKQKGKNKRKQNARNPANATPDQSVTLHQSLQQVDVVGGKNKGNKGNKAQQPANPGKKGKAKDVQAKPQQRRPSSGASEGATSNKDGAKGERVKGPLGGAVPKKYQAPDQSGDKTKSQAPQQNPKQVSATKEVKKDDTICLYFLDGKCRKGEECNQHHNHLPYFWQKLASKDNWKTLPGNLSGHLEKEFCDVDKEKIQISLDGTNKSIADFNKMVLIDLGEKKVVELRRISTYPYATVKPLNKLAVEWIWYWKDGAVWRQYGAQGGIGSASVRSSEIEVSYQLFMRKGEPVSIQFSVGLENEYTIHFGQMTQQNQKTSVKREVRRRPKYLSANDVKAIKAERKKSAAPKPAKKSAIPPITANPKHWDRSAADKGGYGLVSLSDNGNTKAEYQEIAARFQETMPDDLIVSIERVQNDSLWGFLTKRHETMKQKTGDVDVRHLFHGTPEQYVHVICRQNFDWRLSGSRVGRKYGSGSYFAKTAKFSDSYIATDDLYRKMFFARVLVGDYAQGKQDYVRPPPKNVNDPFGDIYDSCVDKVDNPKIFVIFETSQVYPEYVITYIKQDDIERM; via the exons ATGGACGACCAAAGGAATGTTCGAGAGTTAATTCAAATCATATGCAGATTGTATGGAGGCAGTGTGCAACTATCAGAGCTTGCAGACGCTCTCGGTAAGGTGAAGTGCATCGAATATTTTGCCGGAACAAAGCCTGAGATCTATTTCTTACAGAGTTCCAATATGTTTACACTGGAACGAGAAGGTAGCAGCTTTGTCGTCGGCGTGAAAACTCCCCTTAGCCTCTGCCCTGCCTACAGATCGAAAGTCGGTTGTCAGAAACAGTCCTGCACAAACCTGCATGTGTGTAAACAGTTCATCATGGGCACCTGTCCCTTTGGGGACGCCTCGGCGGCTACGACTGCTCGCAAATGTCACCACTCCCACCAGCTTCAGGGAGACCCACATAACAACGGCGTGTTGCTGGCCAACCAGATGGCTTTCCTTGACCctgtagatttgaaatttctgatCAGGCAGGGTGACGTCAGAGAATTTTCACCGGGTTTATGCCGTGACTACAGTAACCCCTCCGGATGTCAGCGCGGTGATAAGTGCTACTACCTCCACCTGTGCAGAACGTTTGTTACCGGCAGAGCTCCATGCAAATTCGGAAAGAAGTGTAAGTTTGGTCACTACGTTTTCGCCACTCAGCCGAAACGTATCCTGCGGAGGTTTGCAATCGACACAACCACGTCACCGAACGAGATACTGGGAATCATCCGCAAAGGGCTGACTGCGCCTAGGAAGGCTGGCGATACCGAACGGCGGACATCTAAGAAGGACGAAGACGACGACGTCGACAGCGACGAAGGTGATGAGCCGGGACTCGAGGAATATGGGATGGATGCACTTAGCCTTGACGATAAATGCCTGTCAGGCATTCAAACAGAGAAACTCGAATCTGGTGACCATGAATTGACAACACGCATTTATACTGACCCATCGATtgaaactgaaagtgaaaggcAAAAGAAAAAGGGCAAAAGACAGAAGCAGCGTAAACAGGGCAACCAACAAGCCGGCATCACCGTCGCGAGTGCTCTTAGCGAGTCAGCTGAACCAGGCGATGACCTTAGTGTACCCTTTAGCGTTGAGGAAACCGTTGAAAGCCAAGATACCATTCAAACGTCTACTGATGCAGACTGTGGGGAGCTCCTTGAAGTGGCCGATGAAAATGAGAAAGAAGCAAGCGATGACAGCgatatattttatgaagacAGCACTGACAAGGAGGACGACACCGACGAAGACGATGAGCttgaagaagaagaggaggaggaagaagaagaagaggaggaggagggagaAGAAGAGGTTGATGAGATGGAGGTGGTAGTAGAGGGAGGAGTGATGGATGCTTCAGGTCAGGAAATATATAAGGAATTCAAAGAAGACGACGAAGGAGAACCAGAAGTGGAAGACGAGGAGAAAAAGAAGAGCAATCGGAGAAACCGGAGACGACGTAACAAACGTGTCCTCGAACAGTCGAATCTAAATGTTGACAGCTGTACTGCCCAAGTGACAGATCAGTCGTCGTGTTCAGTGACAAGTAGCGCCAAGGAggatacaaataaacaaacgaaGAAAGGCAAAGGCAGACAGCGTGGCAATTCTGCCAAATCAAGAGCTCCTGCTGCAGGGGACCAGAGAGCAGGTGTGTGTGAGTCACGTGACGAAGGCAAAATGGTGGCCGGTGTCGGAAATCGTGGAGAAAATAAAGCGGCTAAGAAGCAGAAAGGTAAGAACAAGCGTAAACAAAATGCAAGGAATCCCGCCAATGCAACCCCTGACCAGAGTGTCACCCTGCATCAGTCACTACAGCAGGTGGATGTGGTCGGTGGAAAGAACAAAGGAAATAAAGGCAACAAAGCACAGCAACCTGCAAACCCAGGGAAAAAAGGCAAAGCCAAGGACGTACAGGCCAAGCCACAACAGCGCCGTCCCTCAAGTGGGGCGTCCGAAGGTGCGACTTCAAACAAGGACGGCGCTAAGGGAGAACGTGTGAAAGGGCCATTAGGAGGCGCTGTTCCCAAAAAATACCAGGCACCAGATCAATCTGGTGACAAAACTAAGAGTCAGGCACCGCAACAAAATCCCAAACAAGTCTCAGCCACGAAGGAGGTTAAAAAAGACGATacaatctgcctgtatttcttaGATGGAAAATGCAGGAAAGGAGAAGAATGCAACCAACATCACAATCATCTTCCTTATTTCTGGCAAAAACTTGCATCCAAAGACAACTGGAAGACTTTACCTGGAAACTTGAGTGGACATTTAGAGAAAGAGTTCTGTGACGTCGATAAGGAGAAAATTCAAATCAG CCTCGACGGAACAAATAAGTCAATCGCAGACTTCAACAAGATGGTGCTGATTGACCTTGGCGAAAAGAAGGTGGTAGAACTACGCAGAATTTCAACGTATCCCTACGCCACTGTTAAACCATTGAACAAGCTTGCTGTTGAGTGGATCTGGTACTGGAAAGATGGCGCCGTGTGGCGTCAATATGGCGCACAG GGTGGCATCGGCTCTGCATCCGTCAGAAGTTCAGAAATAGAAGTGAGCTACCAACTGTTCATGCGAAAAGGGGAACCAGTGTCCATACAGTTCTCCGTTGGTCTGGAAAACGAATACACCATTCACTTTGGACAGATGACTCAGCAGAATCAAAAGACGTCAGTAAAACGAGAAGTGAGAAGACGACCAAAATATCTGTCTGCCAATGACGTGAAAGCTATCAAGGCAGA AAGGAAGAAATCAGCTGCTCCGAAGCCTGCCAAGAAGAGCGCCATCCCGCCCATCACAGCCAATCCAAAGCACTGGGATCGTTCGGCCGCAGACAAAGGAGGTTATGGCCTGGTCTCATTGTCCGACAATGGCAACACCAAAGCTGAATATCAAGAAATTGCTGCCCGGTTCCAGGAAACAATGCCAGATGATCTAATCGTGTCTATAGAGAGAGTTCAAAATGACAGTTTGTGGGGCTTCCTCACCAA ACGTCATGAGACTATGAAGCAGAAAACTGGTGATGTTGATGTGCGCCATCTTTTCCACGGAACTCCCGAACAGTATGTCCACGTGATCTGCCGTCAGAATTTCGACTGGCGACTGAGCGGCTCCAGAGTCGGAAGAAAATACGGAAGCGGCAGCTACTTCGCCAAGACCGCCAAGTTCTCGGACAGCTACATTGCGACCGACGACCTGTACCGGAAGATGTTCTTTGCGCGTGTTTTAGTGGGCGATTACGCACAGGGAAAACAAGATTATGTCCGACCCCCACCAAAGAATGTAAATGATCCATTCGGCGACATATACGATTCTTGCGTAGATAAAGTTGACAACCCTAAGATATTTGTAATCTTTGAGACCAGTCAGGTGTACCCAGAGTATGTTATAACTTATATTAAGCAAGATGATATTGAAAGAATGTAA
- the LOC139136711 gene encoding protein mono-ADP-ribosyltransferase PARP12-like: MAKALMSLFNSTSSSNAVREQQALKELLGYVCNLYDGRVQLATLQGALGPDKCSKLFGGSKPEIFFSKYQGLFQLDKQGGDWVLTLKPTLKLCDAYLGKDGCQNSNCTKLHLCKYFIIGNCAHDGNGGGAATCNRSHDFHISSNGNVLRRHALEQLSVDDLKMVIKKTDPGRFSPQLCLRYSGANGCPRGDKCTYGLHLCADYAAPNRRCAKGKMCGFSHRALDPQPLAILEKYAIDTTRSNAEIMQTISRNINAVDADKQRRQAFPSLCMTYSGKGCQFGQGCTRGLHICRKVAFGETCTYGSRCKFSHNILDPQPKAILERFSIDTTKPQTEILEIIRPHLSKQRYRKDSGDKTDTGLDKQNQVNLAQHDKPEQRQGDSENAHEGKRDHIHARGGRGFRPHGAQSHIGRGGAGPLPGHGRHWEHTNQFGFHGSAEALHRGRGGYHRARGSAGMGFRGTPPQSQHPAPLMPLAPPITPPPLMTEGQRRGRGGRGRGATPRSGGLTRASSSPDLVAEPTEMQTQAGNKKDICLRFLLGKCKKGDRCRDNHFATPYMWQKQSGDDWECFKEDLNKELEQRFCDVTNEKTQISSSKLLVDFQKMLVIDLAMKKTIEIRRLSTKSSLEVKQNKLAVEWIWYWKNDNGWRQYGEQGGEGSSTIRSHEIEQQYQKFKKDGKPLEVPFSVGLNESFVLNFGQMTQTNAATTKKREVRRRPKYLSDSDIDTIKKEITSKPQQSGTAKTSNIPQIQSKMKNWDQTQPDKGGYSLATLSEVGDTSAEYNEVTSRFLETVPDALIVSVERVQNTSLWEFFAKRYFDMKTKSRDANVDVRHLFHGTTEQLVDVICRQNFDWRLSGVRVGTLFGKGSYFAQTAKYSDAYVATDDLYKKMFLTRVLVGEFAQGTPDYVRPPPKKPNDPLGDLYDSCVNNTQDPTIYVVFESSQAYPEYIITYIRQKDMENI; encoded by the exons ATGGCTAAAGCGCTTATGAGCTTATTTAACTCGACCTCTTCGTCTAATGCTGTTCGGGAACAGCAAGCTTTGAAAGAGCTGTTGGGATATGTATGTAATCTCTACGATGGACGTGTTCAGTTGGCCACACTACAGGGAGCTCTCGGCCCTGATAAATGTTCAAAGCTGTTCGGTGGCTCTAAGCCggagatatttttttcaaaatatcaagggCTTTTCCAGCTTGACAAGCAAGGAGGCGACTGGGTCCTAACATTGAAACCAACACTGAAGTTGTGCGATGCGTACTTGGGCAAAGACGGCTGCCAAAACTCCAACTGTACGAAATTACATTTGTGCAAATACTTCATAATCGGCAACTGTGCGCACGACGGAAATGGCGGCGGGGCGGCAACCTGCAATCGCAGTCACGATTTTCACATAAGCAGTAATGGGAACGTCCTTAGGCGACACGCTTTAGAGCAGCTTAGTGTCGATGATCTGAAAATGGTCATCAAGAAGACAGACCCGGGACGGTTTTCCCCCCAGCTGTGCCTGCGCTATTCAGGCGCGAATGGATGTCCCCGTGGGGACAAATGCACGTACGGTCTTCACCTGTGCGCAGACTACGCAGCCCCGAACCGTAGATGTGCGAAGGGGAAAATGTGCGGCTTTTCACATCGCGCCTTAGACCCGCAGCCACTCGCCATTTTGGAGAAATACGCGATCGATACGACGAGATCGAACGCCGAGATAATGCAGACGATCAGCCGTAATATAAATGCTGTAGACGCGGATAAGCAGCGGCGCCAAGCCTTCCCATCCCTCTGTATGACCTACAGTGGTAAAGGGTGCCAATTTGGACAGGGCTGTACCCGGGGCCTTCATATTTGCCGCAAAGTCGCTTTTGGAGAAACATGCACATACGGAAGTAGATGCAAGTTTTCTCACAATATCCTTGACCCTCAACCAAAGGCAATTCTCGAGAGGTTTTCCATCGACACAACAAAACCTCAAACCGAAATCCTGGAGATCATTCGACCACACCTGTCCAAGCAAAGATATCGTAAAGATTCTGGAGACAAGACCGATACCGGATTGGATAAGCAAAACCAAGTGAACCTAGCACAGCACGATAAACCAGAGCAACGTCAAGGCGACAGTGAGAACGCCCATGAAGGTAAACGGGATCATATTCACGCTAGAGGCGGACGGGGTTTCCGACCACACGGAGCGCAAAGTCACATTGGAAGAGGAGGAGCAGGCCCACTACCTGGACATGGCAGACATTGGGAACATACTAATCAGTTTGGATTTCATGGTTCCGCTGAAGCTTTACATCGAGGGCGCGGAGGTTATCACAGGGCCAGGGGGTCAGCAGGTATGGGATTCAGGGGAACGCCCCCACAGTCCCAGCATCCAGCACCACTGATGCCACTTGCACCACCCATAACCCCACCGCCATTAATGACAGAAGGGCAGAGAAGAGGACGGGGAGGCCGAGGTAGAGGTGCCACACCACGTAGTGGTGGCTTGACCCGCGCGTCCTCTAGCCCTGATCTCGTGGCCGAACCGACAGAGATGCAGACACAAGCAGgcaataaaaaagatatatgcCTTCGTTTTCTGCTCGGAAAATGCAAGAAGGGAGACCGGTGCCGAGATAACCACTTTGCGACACCATATATGTGGCAAAAACAATCTGGGGACGATTGGGAATGTTTCAAAGAAGACCTGAATAAGGAACTTGAACAGCGCttctgtgacgtcactaatgaGAAAACACAAATCAG TTCATCAAAACTACTGGTGGACTTTCAAAAAATGCTGGTGATTGATTTGGCGATGAAAAAGACGATTGAAATCCGCCGTTTATCTACGAAATCTTCACTGgaagtcaaacaaaataagctTGCTGTTGAATGGatttggtattggaaaaacGACAACGGCTGGCGGCAATATGGCGAGCAG GGAGGAGAGGGGTCCTCTACGATTCGCAGTCATGAAATAGAACAACAGTACcaaaagttcaaaaaggatGGAAAACCGTTGGAGGTCCCCTTCTCAGTGGGACTCAATGAGAGCTTTGTCCTGAACTTCGGCCAAATGACCCAAACTAACGCTGCCACAACCAAGAAAAGAGAAGTACGAAGACGTCCAAAATATCTGTCTGACAGCGACATAGATACCATCAAGAAAGA AATAACTAGTAAACCTCAACAAAGTGGAACAGCGAAGACATCGAACATACCTCAGATTCAGAGCAAAATGAAGAACTGGGACCAGACACAACCTGATAAGGGTGGATATAGTTTAGCGACGTTGAGTGAGGTTGGCGATACCAGTGCTGAGTACAATGAAGTCACGTCTCGATTTCTTGAAACAGTACCCGATGCGCTAATTGTGTCAGTTGAAAGAGTTCAAAACACTAGTTTGTGGGAGTTTTTTGCAAA GagatattttgatatgaaaacaAAGTCCAGAGACGCCAATGTTGATGTGCGCCACCTATTCCACGGTACCACAGAACAATTAGTCGATGTGATTTGCCGTCAGAATTTCGACTGGCGATTGAGTGGTGTACGAGTCGGTACACTGTTCGGCAAGGGGTCATACTTCGCACAGACCGCCAAATACTCGGATGCGTACGTCGCGACTGACGATTTGTACAAGAAGATGTTCCTAACTCGAGTTCTTGTTGGTGAGTTTGCGCAGGGCACTCCCGACTATGTCCGACCGCCGCCTAAAAAGCCGAATGACCCCCTCGGAGATCTGTATGATTCTTGCGTGAATAACACACAGGATCCAACCATTTATGTAGTTTTTGAAAGTTCCCAAGCATATCCAGAATATATAATCACCTACATTAGACAAAAAGACATGGAAAACATATAG